The Arvicanthis niloticus isolate mArvNil1 chromosome 2, mArvNil1.pat.X, whole genome shotgun sequence genome includes a window with the following:
- the LOC117703769 gene encoding putative endogenous retrovirus group FC1 Env polyprotein: protein MGFNLMMLFYLAIFPSVLSWNLNWRPLGPQDPKLIKPAVKAWKFRVIALENLNKTIAYTFCPVTGCASTISLTFDIRDTCQGKCIQELYNAMTSPIYVCFMYEQTRSDCKDPNYGGCPHWGCKYHSTWPRWGGENPSRLNSVDWHTRVTYSIPDPWNDRWRTGVEGHIYRHNEKDTGYDRKTKILIFRSLEIYRPSYSSV, encoded by the coding sequence ATGGGTTTTAACCTAATGATGTTGTTTTATCTGGCtatatttccttctgttctttcctggaaTCTAAACTGGAGACCCCTAGGTCCCCAGGATCCTAAACTGATCAAACCAGCCGTTAAGGCATGGAAGTTCCGGGTAATTGCCTTAGAAAATCTCAACAAGACCATAGCCTATACATTCTGTCCGGTGACAGGATGTGCTAGTACTATAAGCCTCACCTTTGATATAAGGGACACCTGCCAAGGGAAATGTATACAGGAGCTCTACAATGCTATGACCTCTCCTATATATGTTTGTTTCATGTATGAGCAAACACGCTCAGACTGTAAAGACCCGAATTATGGAGGATGTCCGCACTGGGGCTGCAAATATCACAGTACTTGGCCCAGATGGGGAGGAGAAAATCCATCTAGACTCAACTCGGTTGATTGGCATACTAGAGTCACCTACTCGATCCCTGACCCCTGGAATGACAGATGGAGAACAGGGGTAGAGGGTCATATCTACAGACATAATGAGAAGGATACAGGCTATGACAGGAAGACTAAGATACTCATCTTTAGAAGTTTAGAGATATATAGACCTTCATATTCCTCTGTTTGA